From one Lycium barbarum isolate Lr01 chromosome 6, ASM1917538v2, whole genome shotgun sequence genomic stretch:
- the LOC132645904 gene encoding acetylajmalan esterase-like, which yields MAATIRLVDGLLISLVIVMVKISDALQVQKLQKPGLMNCRFDKIYQFGDSISDTGNCIRESLCGAHSSCTRTPYGMNFFHKEATGRCSNGMLIIDFIALESGLPLLNPYKDQNANFRHGANFAVAGATALSAPVMAEKKIAMSITNSSLSVQLDWMSSHLETTCSTDCPTKLKKSLFLVGEIGGNELNYGLSQGKTMDELRSMVPDVVQTIILGVKRVIGFGATRIVVPGNFPKGCGPAFLTLFMTNKSTAYDEYHCLKDLNNLTIFYNHHLQQAIDELKKEYPNITLIYGDYYNAFMWLLQNAVTLGFDKNSLQKACCGIGGDYNYDISKKCSAPGVPVCVDPSTHISWDGVHLTQAAYGWLARWLIDDMLPQLNCHV from the exons ATGGCAGCGACAATAAGATTGGTTGATGGCCTACTTATTTCTTTGGTCATTGTGATGGTGAAAATTAGCGATGCTCTACAAGTACAAAAGCTTCAAAAACCAGGATTGATGAATTGCAGATTTGATAAAATATATCAGTTTGGTGACTCAATTTCTGATACAGGCAATTGCATCAGAGAGAGCCTTTGTGGAGCTCATTCATCCTGTACAAGAACTCCTTATGGAATGAACTTTTTCCATAAAGAAGCAACTGGCCGTTGTTCTAATGGCATGCTCATCATTGATTTCATAG CGCTGGAATCTGGTCTGCCTCTCCTAAATCCATACAAGGATCAAAATGCAAATTTTAGACATGGTGCAAACTTTGCAGTGGCAGGGGCTACTGCTTTATCAGCCCCAGTCATGGCAGAAAAGAAGATTGctatgtccatcacaaatagttCATTAAGTGTGCAACTTGATTGGATGTCTTCTCACTTGGAAACAACATGTTCCACTG ATTGCCCAACAAAATTGAAGAAGTCGCTTTTCCTagttggagaaattggaggaaacgAATTGAATTACGGCTTATCGCAAGGTAAAACCATGGACGAGTTGCGAAGCATGGTGCCAGATGTTGTTCAGACCATCATTCTTGGTGTTAAA AGAGTGATAGGTTTTGGGGCTACTCGAATTGTAGTTCCAGGCAATTTCCCAAAAGGTTGTGGTCCAGCTTTCCTAACACTATTCATGACCAACAAATCAACTGCCTATGATGAGTACCATTGCTTGAAAGACTTAAATAATTTGACAATCTTCTACAATCATCATTTGCAACAAGCCATTGATGAGTTGAAGAAAGAGTATCCAAACATTACACTCATTTATGGTGACTACTACAACGCCTTTATGTGGCTTCTGCAAAATGCTGTCACTCTTG GATTCGACAAAAACTCTCTACAGAAAGCATGTTGTGGAATAGGAGGTGACTATAATTATGACATAAGTAAGAAATGTAGTGCTCCAGGAGTCCCAGTATGTGTTGACCCTAGTACTCACATCAGTTGGGATGGAGTTCATTTGACACAAGCAGCATACGGTTGGTTAGCAAGATGGCTAATTGATGACATGTTACCCCAGTTGAACTGCCATGTTTAA
- the LOC132644520 gene encoding receptor-like protein EIX2, whose translation MLENYSYRTCFLSSIPSSTCSSRSHKNCIFPLTNTTEFKVRCVESERKALLSFKRSLTDPSDRLASWVGKECCIWKAVYCDIQTGYVIGLDLNDRSNNCYWKKLGHLIPGNSTCFGGKISPALLELRYLKYLDLGGNDFQGLATPNFLGSLKNLQCLNLSLSSLVGIPPSFGNLSNLRHLDLWAYSYPIDTVERSWVKDLNWVSGLSSLKYIDLSYVNLSLVKHWLEAFNKLPSLVTLRAVPASIEQLSRLAKLDMGENQLSGPLPESIFNFSELTALRLTTNYALEGNLAQNHFARFHGLTVLSLSCGRSFSVNLTNEWVPPFSLTHIKLRSCSLGPKFPTWLETQKQLQFVILTNGSISDPIPPWLWTLCSQLQWLDLSDNQIGGSLPRLVNFPSTSQNWTVGFYFSYYYGVVVDLSSNRFHGLLPLWPNVTHLNLAKNLFSGSIPLNIGHVMTKLQVLDLSRNAFIGSIPYSITRVNKLLRLDLSDNHLSGKIPHWWYESQQLQVIDLSGNNFTGGIPPTICSPPSFFWLRLSRNNLFGELPKSLSNCKSLLALDIGENKISGTIPEWFGESLLSLQILRMTHNMIDGCIPPQLCQLSSLQILDLSHDHLTGFIPSCLGSFRGLKSMKFYRWFPNYFYFSYVFTPNMELVEKGTKRTYTFTLDQVNLIDLSCNNLHGEIPNEITGRIPEDIERMQQLETLDLSSNNISGSIPLSMTSITLLCYLNLSYNNLGGPIPTTNQFGTFTNPSSFEGNPELCGKPLITDCSLPRKKEMETKIEDDEDEDEIRLCFFVSAGMGFVVMFSVTFSSLMINNSWGYCCFHFMEEVGERIIRFCLGFMACLNRIFSVKRN comes from the exons ATGTTGGAAAATTATAGTTACCGTACTTGTTTTTTATCTTCAATCCCTTCTTCTACTTGTTCCAGTCGAAGCCATAAAAACTGCATCTTTCCTCTCACAAACACTACCGAATTCAAAGTGAGATGTGTTGAGAGTGAGAGAAAAGCCCTATTAAGCTTCAAACGAAGTCTCACAGATCCCTCCGACCGACTGGCTTCTTGGGTAGGCAAAGAATGCTGCATTTGGAAAGCCGTTTATTGCGACATCCAAACTGGTTATGTCATCGGCCTTGATCTCAATGATAGATCAAACAATTGCTATTGGAAGAAATTGGGACATTTGATTCCAGGCAATTCAACATGCTTCGGTGGCAAGATAAGTCCTGCTTTACTCGAATTGCGATACTTGAAGTATTTAGACCTTGGTGGTAACGACTTCCAAGGACTTGCCACTCCCAATTTCTTGGGTTCTCTTAAAAATTTGCAATGCCTTAACCTCAGTCTTTCATCTCTTGTTGGTATTCCTCCTTCATTTGGAAACCTATCAAATTTACGTCATTTAGACCTGTGGGCATATTCCTATCCTATCGATACTGTTGAAAGAAGTTGGGTCAAAGATTTGAATTGGGTTTCCGGTCTGTCTTCTTTGAAGTACATTGATCTTTCTTATGTGAACCTTTCTTTGGTGAAACATTGGCTTGAAGCTTTTAATAAGCTGCCATCTTTAGTGACTCTGC GGGCCGTTCCAGCATCTATTGAACAGCTTTCACGGTTGGCAAAGTTGGACATGGGAGAGAATCAACTGTCGGGACCCTTACCTGAGAGTATATTTAATTTTTCTGAATTAACTGCCTTGCGGCTGACAACAAATTATGCTTTGGAAGGCAACCTTGCCCAAAATCACTTTGCAAGATTCCATGGACTGACAGTTTTATCCCTATCTTGTGGAAGAAGTTTTTCGGTCAACTTGACCAATGAATGGGTTCCTCCATTCAGCCTCACACATATCAAGCTTAGAAGTTGCAGTTTGGGTCCCAAGTTCCCGACATGGCTGGAAACTCAAAAGCAACTTCAGTTTGTCATTCTCACCAATGGCTCCATTTCAGATCCTATACCTCCTTGGCTTTGGACACTGTGCTCACAATTGCAATGGCTCGATCTATCAGATAATCAGATTGGTGGAAGTCTTCCGAGGTTAGTAAATTTTCCATCAACATCCCAAAACTGGACAGTGGGTTTCTATTTTAGTTACTATTATGGTGTCGTGGTGGACTTGAGTTCCAATCGCTTCCATGGTTTGTTACCTCTTTGGCCAAATGTGACACATTTGAATCTCGCAAAGAACTTGTTTTCAGGATCTATACCCTTAAACATCGGTCATGTGATGACAAAACTTCAAGTGTTAGATCTTTCTAGAAATGCTTTTATAGGATCTATACCTTATTCAATAACAAGAGTGAACAAGCTATTGAGATTGGACCTTTCAGACAATCATTTGTCTGGAAAGATTCCTCATTGGTGGTATGAATCGCAACAACTTCAGGTCATAGATTTGTCAGGGAATAATTTTACAGGTGGAATTCCTCCTACAATATGTTCACCACCTTCATTTTTTTGGTTGAGATTGAGTCGCAATAACCTTTTTGGAGAACTTCCAAAATCATTAAGCAATTGCAAAAGCTTGCTTGCACTTGATATTGGAGAGAACAAAATCAGTGGCACCATACCTGAGTGGTTCGGAGAAAGTCTCTTATCTCTGCAAATACTTAGAATGACGCATAACATGATTGATGGATGCATTCCACCACAACTATGCCAACTTTCTAGCCTCCAAATTCTTGATCTTTCACATGACCATTTGACGGGTTTTATTCCTTCCTGCCTGGGAAGTTTCAGAGGTCTTAAGTCCATGAAATTTTACAGGTGGTTTCCCAACTACTTCTATTTCAGCTATGTTTTTACACCCAATATGGAGTTGGTTGAGAAAGGAACAAAGAGGACTTACACCTTTACCTTAGACCAAGTGAATCTTATTGATCTTTCCTGCAACAATCTTCACGGTGAAATCCCGAATGAGATTACTG GAAGAATTCCAGAGGACATAGAGAGAATGCAGCAATTGGAGACCCTAGACCTTTCCTCTAACAATATCTCAGGTTCCATCCCATTGAGCATGACTTCCATTACCTTATTGTGCTATCTTAACTTGTCATATAACAACCTTGGTGGCCCTATCCCAACAACGAACCAATTTGGAACGTTCACTAATCCTTCAAGCTTTGAAGGTAATCCAGAACTGTGTGGGAAACCACTGATTACGGATTGCTCTCTACCCAGAAAAAAGGAAATGGAAACGAAAATTGAAGATGATGAGGATGAGGatgaaataaggctatgtttttttGTGAGTGCGGGAATGGGATTTGTTGTCATGTTTTCAGTGACATTTAGCAGCTTGATGATAAACAATTCGTGGGGATACTGCTGCTTTCATTTCATGGAGGAAGTTGGGGAAAGAATTATCAGGTTTTGTTTGGGTTTCATGGCTTGCTTGAATAGGATTTTTAGCGTCAAAAGGAATTAG